One Scomber scombrus chromosome 4, fScoSco1.1, whole genome shotgun sequence genomic region harbors:
- the tcima gene encoding transcriptional and immune response regulator a, whose product MSSYVSSECRRVSPSVHGNKFDTAHRKKAVANIFENVNQDSLMRLFQKTGDMKAEERVRSIFSYTQDPEETARALMALKQRKKDKFLQIAGMVRQLLKLR is encoded by the coding sequence ATGTCGAGCTACGTATCCTCTGAGTGCCGCCGGGTCAGCCCGTCTGTCCACGGCAACAAATTTGACACTGCGCACCGCAAGAAAGCAGTGGCCAACATTTTTGAGAACGTCAACCAGGACTCTCTGATGAGGCTCTTCCAGAAAACAGGTGACATGAAGGCggaggagagagtgaggagcATCTTCTCCTACACCCAGGACCCGGAGGAGACGGCCCGGGCTCTGATGGCTCTGAAACAGCGCAAGAAGGACAAGTTCCTCCAGATCGCTGGCATGGTCCGACAGCTGCTCAAGCTGCGTTGA